In Nitrospira sp., one genomic interval encodes:
- a CDS encoding transposase family protein: MPYDIEADVLQSSVDNGTAKIVLEDLYTQKPSTDKTDGAEGGLPVHRLLWKEKDLPEAHRDERDKVWQVLGQYVEGINILDREERSKIVNELIQIHRWKKPVIYKYLHRWWQAGQVQNAFLPFRHLCGGKGKTRLRSEKEEKRTECIKRGRPSDLSRSTNEQTGPNMTIEMRDRTLRGLRKIFAKHKGISFAEAFRRLTEEYFNAGEYELRSRVLAPILLPPSRRPTKGQAHYWYRHSDRWIADLSRRKGQRIVKLKYRGMVGSPTKRAFGPGSCFLIDSTVADVYLVSQLSRRRIIGRPIIYVVIDVFSRLIVGFYIGLRPASWRGAIAAIKNAAEDKTEYCKSIGLARPITEEEWPCHYLPETIRADRGKEYLSYASDDLVLGLDIQLDNTAPYRADWKGLVERQFKLINERGLSWTPGAVREERTLMGEDYRLDAKLTLLEFKQLFVQLVYQHNNVLPIKEYPYEEFMIEDDVPPYPVDLWHWGAGNRSHLREVSPELLPNLLPSAQARITPKGIIFEGLSYSCQSAIRGHWFDRARVNGTESIRVSYHEENTSSIFVRLPNGRLEECHLLGRDHAFADRHWDDVIDYFAVKKQQRERSRSNEEQRLADSRAEIKDVITKAVQKTKESPITESKSASLKGIKKNRKEEQRQERRKYRSANAKELVDENDEDVKVPDRSNMIRSKTINRVRREGRP; encoded by the coding sequence ATGCCGTACGACATCGAGGCCGACGTTCTGCAATCGTCAGTTGATAATGGTACGGCCAAGATCGTTTTGGAAGATCTATATACGCAAAAGCCATCAACTGATAAGACAGATGGTGCTGAGGGTGGTTTGCCCGTTCATCGTCTTTTATGGAAGGAAAAGGATCTGCCAGAAGCGCATCGCGACGAGCGAGACAAGGTGTGGCAAGTATTGGGGCAGTATGTCGAAGGGATCAACATCCTTGATCGGGAAGAACGAAGCAAGATCGTTAATGAGCTCATTCAAATCCATAGATGGAAAAAGCCTGTCATCTACAAATACCTCCATCGCTGGTGGCAAGCGGGGCAAGTTCAGAATGCATTTTTGCCTTTCCGTCACCTGTGCGGCGGAAAGGGAAAGACACGACTGCGATCTGAAAAAGAGGAGAAGCGGACAGAATGCATTAAGAGGGGACGGCCTAGTGACTTAAGCAGATCTACGAACGAGCAAACCGGCCCCAATATGACTATCGAGATGCGAGATCGAACCCTGCGTGGGCTTCGAAAGATATTCGCCAAGCATAAAGGGATATCCTTCGCTGAAGCATTTAGAAGGCTGACCGAAGAGTATTTCAATGCCGGCGAATATGAGCTGCGTAGCCGCGTACTCGCCCCAATCCTGCTCCCCCCTTCTCGGCGCCCAACCAAAGGACAGGCCCACTATTGGTATCGTCATAGCGATCGCTGGATCGCCGACTTGTCGAGACGAAAAGGCCAGCGCATCGTCAAGCTCAAATACAGAGGAATGGTGGGCAGCCCAACCAAGCGTGCCTTTGGGCCTGGTTCGTGTTTTCTAATTGACTCCACTGTAGCCGACGTCTATCTCGTGAGCCAACTGTCCCGGAGAAGGATCATCGGACGACCGATCATCTATGTCGTCATCGATGTCTTTAGTCGTCTGATCGTTGGTTTCTACATTGGTCTTAGACCCGCCTCATGGCGTGGTGCGATAGCAGCAATCAAGAATGCTGCGGAAGATAAAACGGAATATTGCAAATCCATTGGGCTAGCTAGGCCGATAACAGAGGAGGAATGGCCCTGCCATTACTTGCCAGAGACCATTCGCGCAGATCGCGGCAAAGAATACTTGAGTTATGCATCAGATGATCTTGTGTTGGGGCTTGACATTCAGTTGGACAACACTGCGCCTTATCGAGCGGACTGGAAAGGCCTAGTGGAACGACAGTTTAAGTTGATCAATGAACGTGGGTTGAGTTGGACGCCAGGGGCAGTACGTGAAGAGCGAACCTTGATGGGGGAAGACTACCGGCTGGATGCGAAGTTGACCTTGCTCGAGTTCAAACAGTTGTTCGTTCAACTCGTTTATCAGCATAACAATGTACTTCCGATAAAAGAGTATCCCTACGAGGAGTTCATGATCGAGGACGACGTGCCGCCGTATCCAGTGGATCTATGGCATTGGGGAGCAGGTAATCGTAGCCATCTGCGAGAAGTGTCACCCGAACTCTTGCCAAATCTACTTCCCAGTGCTCAAGCGCGCATCACACCGAAGGGCATTATCTTTGAGGGTTTGTCTTACAGTTGCCAATCGGCAATACGAGGACATTGGTTTGATAGGGCTCGCGTGAACGGCACGGAATCGATCAGAGTTAGCTACCACGAAGAAAATACCAGCAGCATTTTCGTGAGGCTTCCAAACGGGCGGCTTGAGGAATGCCACTTGCTTGGACGCGATCATGCCTTTGCCGATCGACATTGGGATGACGTGATCGATTATTTTGCTGTGAAAAAGCAACAGAGGGAACGCTCGCGCTCAAATGAAGAGCAGCGCCTCGCTGATTCGAGGGCGGAGATAAAGGATGTCATCACCAAAGCTGTACAAAAGACAAAGGAATCGCCAATCACTGAGTCGAAATCGGCGAGCTTGAAGGGAATAAAAAAGAATCGCAAGGAAGAGCAGCGGCAGGAACGAAGAAAATACCGCTCCGCCAATGCTAAAGAGCTCGTGGACGAGAACGACGAAGATGTGAAGGTGCCAGACCGGTCCAACATGATCCGCAGTAAGACAATCAACAGAGTCCGAAGGGAAGGTAGACCATGA
- a CDS encoding TnsA endonuclease N-terminal domain-containing protein, which produces MLERQVLLLLEDLPNVWDIREQYPLDRARTLVIADNLGIRHPYYPRTGVPTVMTTDFLVTFKRGCRQWDVAIAVKYMKDAIRPRVRNKLAIERDYWHSMPTLVRHVILTEEEASLPYVGNLEIIRPYRRLESLYPLSAREVKRIARLLRPGVLRRKTSLVKLCTVLDHNLGYRVGTCLKVSRHLIANREWPIDLHKPYNPRRPLSLTHTVDTPLASYVTAA; this is translated from the coding sequence ATGCTCGAGCGACAAGTACTTTTGCTCCTCGAAGACCTCCCCAATGTGTGGGACATCAGAGAGCAATACCCACTCGATAGGGCTAGGACTCTTGTTATTGCCGATAATCTCGGCATTCGTCATCCTTATTATCCTAGGACAGGGGTGCCGACGGTTATGACGACGGATTTTCTGGTGACCTTCAAGCGTGGATGCCGACAATGGGATGTCGCCATCGCGGTCAAATACATGAAGGATGCCATTAGGCCACGAGTTCGGAACAAATTAGCCATAGAACGCGACTACTGGCATTCAATGCCCACTCTTGTCCGACACGTGATATTGACGGAGGAGGAGGCGTCGCTTCCATATGTAGGAAACTTGGAAATCATCCGTCCATATAGGCGACTAGAGTCGCTCTATCCCCTTTCGGCTCGAGAGGTGAAAAGAATTGCAAGACTACTGAGACCGGGAGTGCTCAGGCGGAAGACGAGCCTCGTTAAGCTGTGCACTGTCCTGGACCACAATTTGGGGTATCGGGTGGGAACATGTTTAAAGGTCTCGAGGCATTTAATTGCCAATCGAGAGTGGCCCATAGACCTGCACAAGCCCTATAACCCCCGCCGGCCTCTCTCCTTGACGCACACAGTTGACACACCCCTCGCCTCATACGTGACGGCCGCCTAA